In Candidatus Kryptoniota bacterium, the sequence TTTTACGATAGTTTCTTTTGGCTGGCAGGGGACGGATGTCGATGGGAACAATACGATCGTGAGTTATTTCATAGCACTGAACGACACATCGACGAGCAACTGGGTTCAGCTTCCGGCACAAACCAATTTTGTCACGCTCGAGGCGAGACTTTCGCAGGCATCAAGCGACACGTCGACCGTTAGCTGCGATGTCTATCCCTTCAACGGACTTGGAGTGCCGCAGGCACCTATCTCGACTCCGCTTCCTAACATGAAATTGAACGGAGACAATATTTTCTATATCAGGGCAGAAGACGTAGCCGGTGCATACAGTCCCGCAGCCCGGATGCCGGATTCGACTCACACTTGGTTCGTAAAAAAACCAAAGGGCGACCTCCTGATAATCAACGACTATGGAGTCCAGGACCAGTCGACGAAATTTTACCAGGCGATGTTCGATACGATCGCCGGTGGCGCGTTTCATGGAAAATTCGACACCTGGGACATAAAAACCGGATCTTACTATCCCAGAAAAGGAAACCTGGTCCAGCCGTACGTCGTTCCGACGTTTCAAGAGACATTGAAACTCTACAAATATATCTTCTGGTACTCGTCAGATGAACAGGACTTCGACATCGCCCAGAGTGCAATCAGGAGCTTCAGAAAGAACGGCGGGAAATTCTTTATGACATTTTCGGTCCCGTCATCCTATTCCTCCGGTCTCGACATAAATCAGGAGCTGAGCGATTTCACGGGAGCTATCGACAGCCTGACCACCAACATTCTGAAGGATACGCTGTCCACAAGCCCTATCACCTCGACCGGATTCGTTAAGTCGGGAGCCGTTGTACAACCCGTGGCTCCTTTCGATTCGACTGTTTATCCGAAACTCATTCGCGACAGCTTTCAATCGAATCTCACAGACGGTGGAAAGGTGGTTGCCAATCTCCGCGGAATCTACCCGACGATCGGATCCACAATCGTATATGAGATGCAGCCTTACGGTGCAGATGGCCGCCATCCGATCATCGGCGTCATAAGCGGCGACGGATCGGCGTTTGTTGTTGGCGTGCCCCTATATCGATTCAACGGAAATTCAACTACTTCACCCAACACGAGAGCTTATCAACTGATCTATAAAGCTTTCAAAGACTTCGGAGCGTATTGAAATCCCATGTCGCAGTTTGTTTCCGATCTCCGGTGAGGAAAAAGTGCAGACCATGAATTCAAAAATATTTTGCTTAGCTTTTGTCTCCATCGTGTCGTTTGCCGGCGTCGCACCGTCGTTTGCTCAGCAGCGCGGAAGTATAAAAGGCACAGTCACGGACGCTGCTACAGGAGAAGGGCTGGTCGGCGTAAACGTTATCGTTAAGGGAACGTATTACGGCGGCACGACGGATATCGATGGAAAATTTGAGATAAAGAATATTAGTAACGGGGAATACGTCCTTTCATTCCGCCTTCTGGGATACAAGGAGGTCGAGCACACCGGCGTCGCAGTAAAAGAAGGCGAAGCTACAACCGTAAATACCAAACTCGAGGAATCGGCCCTATCGCTGGGACAGGAAGTCGTGGTCATCGGTAATAAACCTCTGCTCGATCCTGCCGAGACCCAAAGCACGACGGTGATTTCGTCGCAGGACATCAGCGTCTCGCAAGTGCAGGACGTGAAGGATGTCGTCGCGCAACAGGTCGGTATCGTTGCGTCAGACAACGAGATCCACATACGCGGCGGAAGGTCGTATGAAAACGCTTACCTGCTCGACGGCATCAATATTCAGGACCCGCTTGCCGGGACGGGGTTCGGACTTCAATTGAGCTCCAATTCCATGAGCGAGATGGAGGTAATTACCGGCGGGTACAACGCGGAATACGGGCAGGCGACAAGCGGCATTATAAATGTGAAGACGAAAGAGGGAAGTGATCGGTACGACCTTTTCGCCGAGTATAAAACCGATAATTACGGTCTCGACAGGAACTCGGCATCCGATTTTAACTCCGACGACTACCAGGCAAATTTCGGCGGACCGGAACCGATTACGAAATATCTCCTGCCGGCAATTGGAGTGGATATCCCGGGCGAGATCACTCTGTTCGGAAGCTTTGCCGCATCGTTCTCGGACGGCCAGGTGCTTTGGGCCCAACGATACCAGGACGGACGCGTTGTCACGTACAAGATCGTTCCTCCTGCGAGACTGAACTCCTCGATATTCTACGGGACGAGATTGGCGCCGAGACTCTCCAACGACTGGTACGGGCTCGGAAAAATTACCTACAAACCCAGCCAGACTTTCAAGATCACCTATTCTTACAATCAGAACGTAACGATAAACGAAAACACACAGGAGCTTCAAACTACTCTGGAATACGTCGAGCCCACACCGGGCTATCAGTACCAATTCCAGAATATTCTCGGTAACGCGGATGTTTACACTCACAACAGCGTCGCTCAATCAATAGACATAACGCAAACGCTGAGTGCTAAGGCCTTCTACGATCTGAAGCTCGCCAGTTTCTTCACACATCTTCGCGCCGATGCGAATGGACTCTACTGGACTCAATACCAACAGCCGGTTGACGTTACAACCCTCCCTCCGCAATACTACAACACGAGCCACGATACCATCGGCATAATTCCGGGTGACGGTTTCTACGATATCGGCAACGCGAACACCTGGCACGACCACTTCTTCGTCAACAACGAAATAAAATTCGATCTTACCGACTTCTTCACGGAACAAAACAAGTTCAAAGCCGGCTTCGATATGAACTTCGAGGAGATGCAGCTGATAGACATCTACGATCCATGGATCGGTGTCATGGGACTTAATAACGACGTTTATCATGTTTACCCGGCGACCGGCTCCGCGTATTCCCAGGAAACAATCACGACGAACGGAATGATTCTGAATTTCGGTTTGCGCTTCGACTATTGGTTCCCCGGAAAGTACGTCGATGATGCGGTCAACAATCCCCAGGTGATCACCATCCCGCAAGCGATCCGCGACCAGTATATGCAGGACACGTACGACTTCTTCGGCAGGAGGTGGAAAGGGCGAATC encodes:
- a CDS encoding TonB-dependent receptor; its protein translation is MNSKIFCLAFVSIVSFAGVAPSFAQQRGSIKGTVTDAATGEGLVGVNVIVKGTYYGGTTDIDGKFEIKNISNGEYVLSFRLLGYKEVEHTGVAVKEGEATTVNTKLEESALSLGQEVVVIGNKPLLDPAETQSTTVISSQDISVSQVQDVKDVVAQQVGIVASDNEIHIRGGRSYENAYLLDGINIQDPLAGTGFGLQLSSNSMSEMEVITGGYNAEYGQATSGIINVKTKEGSDRYDLFAEYKTDNYGLDRNSASDFNSDDYQANFGGPEPITKYLLPAIGVDIPGEITLFGSFAASFSDGQVLWAQRYQDGRVVTYKIVPPARLNSSIFYGTRLAPRLSNDWYGLGKITYKPSQTFKITYSYNQNVTINENTQELQTTLEYVEPTPGYQYQFQNILGNADVYTHNSVAQSIDITQTLSAKAFYDLKLASFFTHLRADANGLYWTQYQQPVDVTTLPPQYYNTSHDTIGIIPGDGFYDIGNANTWHDHFFVNNEIKFDLTDFFTEQNKFKAGFDMNFEEMQLIDIYDPWIGVMGLNNDVYHVYPATGSAYSQETITTNGMILNFGLRFDYWFPGKYVDDAVNNPQVITIPQAIRDQYMQDTYDFFGRRWKGRISPRLGVSHPVSDNQTLFLNYGHFSKWPRPQFVYAKLEPSTAMSTYQAFGNPNLNPETTVSYELGLKNQFTNDDVLTITAYNRDIFDYVQTKQAQISSAALIGQNFITYVNSDYTHSRGIEVEYLKRIGKWFSGTISGSYSVVTGKSSSEDEGILAVQGLLTEMMNESYMAWDRPLQFSANMTFYDEKQKGFFGFGKGVLDDFQAYFRIFFQSGKRYTPYYFSGTYAADGEPLYAQDTQHPYSKIGANWFYVDFNFEKYFNLAGVDMTFMVEVKNLFNNLNSDIINPATGRAYQLGDPVPPSWNDPLYPELTAPIDPFPLDQSRFLPPRNIRVGISVKM